In Streptantibioticus cattleyicolor NRRL 8057 = DSM 46488, a genomic segment contains:
- a CDS encoding glycosyltransferase 87 family protein translates to MTAVSEPPAHDRRRPLAGLMARRPTAVALAVCLISFAVCWAAQVLLHVSMIDLRVYRAEGWTVRTGGELYAMVATEANLPATYPPFAALLFVPLTWFGEGAVRALATAANLGLLVAVVHLSLRLAGLPRRMPRAAAVCWTAAAAVWCEPVWTTLRYGQINLLLAALVLWDLTRRSGHRWAGVGIGVAAGIKLTPALFAVLLALTGVVLGVRRLRGGRPVWNPALRRAAVAALAFAATVALAALALPRDSRRFWSGTLFAADRAGHAEETANQSLRGVVARLLHTGDPGTVWAVTAAVVGAAGLAVAVGAALAGRRLPAGRAWAACSCAVTALLVSPVSWSHHWVWCVPMVIVLAGEAVRLGDRRWAAGAAVTAVLFCSFLLWAVPHTGPFRPELHQNPGQMACSALYPLLGLAFLAVAAVRTTAALRTTPRR, encoded by the coding sequence GTGACCGCCGTGAGCGAGCCGCCCGCCCATGACCGCCGCCGACCCCTGGCGGGGCTGATGGCACGGCGGCCCACCGCGGTGGCCCTGGCGGTCTGCCTGATCTCGTTCGCCGTCTGCTGGGCCGCCCAGGTCCTGCTCCACGTCTCCATGATCGACCTGCGGGTCTACCGCGCCGAGGGGTGGACGGTGCGCACCGGCGGCGAGCTGTACGCCATGGTGGCCACCGAGGCCAACCTGCCGGCCACCTATCCGCCGTTCGCCGCGCTGCTGTTCGTGCCGCTGACCTGGTTCGGCGAGGGTGCGGTACGGGCGCTGGCCACCGCCGCCAACCTCGGGCTGCTGGTCGCCGTGGTCCACCTGTCGCTGCGGCTGGCCGGCCTGCCGCGCCGGATGCCGCGCGCCGCCGCGGTCTGCTGGACGGCCGCCGCCGCCGTGTGGTGCGAGCCGGTGTGGACCACGTTGCGGTACGGCCAGATTAACCTGCTGCTCGCCGCCCTGGTGCTGTGGGACCTGACCCGCCGGTCCGGCCACCGCTGGGCCGGGGTGGGCATCGGCGTGGCCGCCGGGATCAAGCTCACCCCGGCGCTCTTCGCGGTCCTCCTGGCGCTGACCGGGGTGGTGCTGGGGGTACGGCGGCTGCGCGGGGGGCGGCCGGTGTGGAACCCGGCGCTGCGCCGCGCGGCCGTGGCGGCGCTCGCCTTCGCGGCCACCGTGGCGCTGGCCGCGCTGGCGCTCCCCCGGGACTCGCGGCGCTTCTGGAGCGGCACGCTCTTCGCCGCCGACCGGGCCGGCCACGCCGAGGAGACCGCCAACCAGTCGCTGCGCGGCGTGGTCGCCCGACTGCTGCACACCGGCGACCCGGGCACGGTGTGGGCGGTCACGGCGGCCGTGGTCGGGGCGGCCGGGCTGGCGGTGGCGGTCGGCGCCGCGCTGGCCGGGCGGCGGCTGCCCGCCGGACGGGCCTGGGCGGCGTGCTCCTGCGCGGTGACCGCGCTGCTGGTCAGCCCGGTGTCGTGGTCGCACCACTGGGTGTGGTGCGTGCCGATGGTGATCGTGCTCGCCGGTGAGGCGGTACGGCTCGGTGACCGGCGGTGGGCGGCGGGGGCCGCGGTGACGGCCGTGCTGTTCTGCTCGTTCCTGCTGTGGGCGGTGCCGCACACCGGGCCGTTCCGCCCCGAACTCCACCAGAACCCCGGCCAGATGGCCTGCTCCGCGCTCTATCCGCTGCTGGGCCTGGCCTTCCTGGCCGTCGCCGCCGTCCGGACCACGGCGGCGCTGCGCACCACGCCGCGGCGGTGA
- a CDS encoding S53 family peptidase: MKLDRHRTRAGLAAAATLPLVAGALALGIPSAQAAPHDRLVLTTTKPLWATPRADHGSAAASTTVHARVYLAGRDAKGLAAYAQAVSDPKSPLYGKYLTAKQAQARFGATPQQIADVTRWLKSAGLTVTATTQHYVAVSGDKAAVQRAFGTDLHNYTKDGRVYHAPAKAASVPASVADAVLTVSGLDNAPKLARHDNTTDAATSAARPSGATPGDTLPPPEAVFKNAGPFSTYYGSKTNSSLPSSYGVKAPYAVHGYTGKQLRAAYGAGKWTGKGVTIAITDAYASPYIAKDAAEYAKRNGDAPYRPGQFGQVLPGAYNSIDSCKAAGWYGEETLDVEAVHAVAPAARITYVGAASCGDSDLMDALTKVVDNRLADIVSNSWGDVEANETPDVATAYDHIFQQGAVEGIGFYFSSGDNGDEVANTGTKQVDTPANSAWVTAVGGTSLAVGKGNKYLWETGWGTYKATLSKDGQSWDNFPGAYTSGAGGGTSRTVDQPFYQRGVVPDALSKQDGPAPKRVVPDIAAIADPNTGFLVGQSQTFPDKSVKYSEYRIGGTSLAAPVISAIQALAQQARGGVPIGFANPGIYDRYGTAAYHDVTDHPLGQGQGLGVIRMDYANGIDASGGLLTSLRSLGKDSSLNATVGYDNVTGVGTPAAGYVNSYVPRRH; this comes from the coding sequence ATGAAGCTTGACCGTCACAGAACTCGCGCCGGGCTGGCGGCGGCGGCGACCTTGCCGCTGGTGGCCGGTGCTCTGGCGCTGGGCATACCTTCGGCCCAGGCCGCCCCGCACGACCGGCTGGTGCTGACCACCACCAAGCCGCTGTGGGCAACGCCCCGGGCCGACCACGGTTCCGCCGCCGCCTCGACCACCGTCCACGCCCGGGTCTACCTGGCCGGCCGCGACGCCAAGGGCCTCGCCGCCTACGCCCAGGCCGTCTCCGACCCGAAGTCCCCGCTGTACGGCAAGTACCTGACCGCCAAGCAGGCCCAGGCCCGCTTCGGTGCCACGCCGCAGCAGATCGCCGACGTCACCCGCTGGCTGAAGTCCGCCGGCCTCACCGTGACCGCGACCACCCAGCACTACGTGGCCGTCAGCGGCGACAAGGCCGCCGTCCAGCGCGCCTTCGGCACCGACCTGCACAACTACACCAAGGACGGCCGCGTCTACCACGCGCCGGCCAAGGCGGCCTCCGTGCCCGCCTCGGTGGCCGACGCCGTGCTCACCGTCTCCGGCCTGGACAACGCGCCCAAGCTGGCCCGCCACGACAACACCACCGACGCCGCCACCTCGGCCGCCCGGCCGTCCGGCGCCACCCCCGGCGACACGCTGCCGCCGCCCGAGGCCGTCTTCAAGAACGCCGGTCCGTTCTCCACGTACTACGGCTCGAAGACCAACAGCAGCCTGCCCTCCTCCTACGGCGTCAAGGCCCCCTACGCGGTGCACGGCTACACCGGCAAGCAGCTGCGCGCCGCCTACGGCGCCGGCAAGTGGACCGGCAAGGGCGTCACCATCGCCATCACCGACGCCTACGCCTCGCCCTACATAGCCAAGGACGCGGCCGAGTACGCCAAGCGCAACGGCGACGCCCCCTACAGGCCGGGGCAGTTCGGCCAGGTCCTCCCCGGCGCCTACAACAGCATCGACTCCTGCAAGGCGGCCGGCTGGTACGGCGAGGAGACCCTCGACGTCGAGGCGGTGCACGCGGTGGCCCCGGCCGCCCGCATCACCTACGTCGGCGCCGCCTCCTGCGGTGACTCCGACCTGATGGACGCGCTCACCAAGGTCGTCGACAACCGGCTCGCCGACATCGTCTCCAACTCCTGGGGCGACGTCGAGGCCAACGAGACCCCCGACGTGGCCACCGCCTACGACCACATCTTCCAGCAGGGCGCGGTCGAGGGCATCGGCTTCTACTTCTCCTCCGGCGACAACGGTGACGAGGTCGCCAACACCGGCACCAAGCAGGTGGACACCCCCGCCAACTCCGCGTGGGTCACCGCGGTCGGCGGCACCTCGCTCGCCGTCGGCAAGGGGAACAAGTACCTGTGGGAGACCGGCTGGGGCACCTACAAGGCGACCCTGTCCAAGGACGGCCAGAGCTGGGACAACTTCCCCGGCGCCTACACCTCCGGCGCGGGCGGCGGCACCAGCAGGACCGTCGACCAGCCGTTCTACCAGCGCGGTGTCGTCCCTGACGCGCTCAGCAAGCAGGACGGCCCGGCGCCCAAGCGCGTCGTCCCGGACATCGCGGCCATCGCCGACCCGAACACCGGCTTCCTGGTCGGCCAGTCGCAGACCTTCCCGGACAAGTCGGTCAAGTACAGCGAGTACCGCATCGGCGGCACCTCGCTGGCCGCTCCGGTGATCTCCGCCATCCAGGCCCTCGCCCAGCAGGCCCGCGGCGGCGTGCCGATCGGCTTCGCCAACCCCGGCATCTACGACCGGTACGGCACCGCCGCCTACCACGACGTCACCGACCACCCGCTCGGCCAGGGCCAGGGCCTCGGCGTGATCCGGATGGACTACGCCAACGGCATCGACGCCTCCGGCGGCCTGCTGACCTCGCTGCGCA